The following proteins come from a genomic window of Lolium rigidum isolate FL_2022 chromosome 5, APGP_CSIRO_Lrig_0.1, whole genome shotgun sequence:
- the LOC124654309 gene encoding dehydration-responsive element-binding protein 1A-like — protein MCPIKKEMSGELGSPCSGDNYSPSTSSEQQQGHSQKQTAWTKRPAGRTKFRETRHPVYRGVRRRGNAGRWVCEVRVPGRRGSRLWVGTFDTAEIAARAHDAAMLALAAGDACLNFADSAELLAVPASYRSLAEVRHAVTEAVEDFERRQELGEEDALSGTSSSTPSSSSLTDDEEASSQADNSPFELEVLSDMGWDLYYSSLAQGMMLMAPPFLVASAAFGDYGEVNLADVPLWSYQS, from the coding sequence ATGTGTCCGATCAAGAAGGAGATGAGCGGGGAATTGGGATCGCCGTGCAGCGGGGACAACTACTCGCCCTCGACCTCGTCGGAGCAGCAGCAGGGGCACAGTCAGAAGCAGACGGCGTGGACAAAGCGACCGGCGGGGCGGACAAAGTTCAGGGAGACGCGGCACCCGGTGTACCGCGGCGTGCGGCGCAGGGGCAATGCCGGGCGTTGGGTGTGCGAGGTGCGGGTCCCCGGCAGGCGCGGGAGCAGGCTCTGGgtcggcaccttcgacaccgcTGAGATCGCCGCACGCGCGCACGACGCCGCCATGCTCGCCCTGGCCGCGGGCGATGCCTGCCTCAACTTCGCCGACTCCGCCGAGCTGCTCGCCGTGCCGGCATCCTACCGCAGCCTCGCGGAGGTCCGCCACGCCGTCACCGAGGCCGTCGAGGACTTCGAGCGGCGCCAGGAGCTCGGCGAGGAGGACGCTCTTTCCGGCACGTCTTCTtcgacgccctcctcctcctccctcaccgacgacgaggaggcgTCTTCGCAGGCCGACAATTCGCCGTTCGAGCTGGAAGTCCTCAGTGATATGGGATGGGACCTGTACTACTCCAGCTTAGCGCAGGGCATGATGCTCATGGCGCCGCCTTTCTTGGTTGCGTCTGCGGCGTTCGGCGATTACGGCGAGGTCAACCTCGCCGATGTACCGCTCTGGAGCTACCAGAGCTAG